TAGTTTTATTCCTATAACATGAACAAAATCGCATCACCAACTAATTTAGTTCATAAAATGTGAAATATAATTCACCAATAGTAAAATTTAAATAGGTTTGCAACTAACTTAAAAATCGGTGAGGAAAAATGGACACCAAAACAATTTTAGGGATAATAGTCGCCATAATTATAATAATAGGGGCCATAGTAGTCCTAGGCGGCCAAGGTGGAGAAAAAAGGATCGACATAGTAGGTTCGACATCTGTACAGCCAGTGGCTGAAAAACTTGCAGCTGAATACATGAAAAAACACCCGGACGTTAAAATAAACGTACAAGGCGGAGGATCAAGCGTAGGCATCACACAAGCACAACAAGGAACAGCAGACATAGGCACATCATCCAAAGATTTAAAAGAAGACGAAAAGAAAGGCCTTAAAGTATACCTCATAGGCAAAGACGGTATAGTTGTAATTGTGAATAAACAAAATAAAATCCAAGGTCTTACAACAGAACAAGTCAGAGACATATTCAGTGGAAAAATATCAAACTGGAATGAAGTAGGAGGCCCAGATGCCAAGATAACAGTTATAACAAGGGAAGAAGGTTCAGGAACACGCAAAGCATTTGAAGAAATCGTAATGGGAAAAGAAGCTAAAATAAGAAAGGATGCAATCG
This DNA window, taken from Methanothermobacter tenebrarum, encodes the following:
- a CDS encoding phosphate ABC transporter substrate-binding protein, with amino-acid sequence MDTKTILGIIVAIIIIIGAIVVLGGQGGEKRIDIVGSTSVQPVAEKLAAEYMKKHPDVKINVQGGGSSVGITQAQQGTADIGTSSKDLKEDEKKGLKVYLIGKDGIVVIVNKQNKIQGLTTEQVRDIFSGKISNWNEVGGPDAKITVITREEGSGTRKAFEEIVMGKEAKIRKDAIVESSTEAVKQAVKQDPNAIGFISLANLDDTVKALEIDGIIPSEKTVADGSYKLQRPFLFLTKGEPTGVVKDFIDWVLSPEGQAIVKSEKVVPAKQ